The proteins below come from a single Erysipelothrix piscisicarius genomic window:
- the mfd gene encoding transcription-repair coupling factor gives MNWLYNYLEKHELVKEYTQGKNTFAHLSVVQESLLVLGSSRVSKKPLFIIKENEQQASNLYNEIKHLDENANVVYYNHEESLRVEAIVQSEIMKANRIDALFKIVNGDFEICITHAIASVRKLSPLKVLKNSIINIKTGDEWEPLQLARELERLGYTRVKYVEKPFTYAIRGGVCDVFSIQMEQPLRIEFFDVEVDSLRYFDIENQRSLSRVDEAMIAFATDILLNDQDILEISNSLTQKIEGIDNDDLIHEMEQKRELLQMNQFDVSLYPLLSFWSNYATIYDYLSESTTYMSPIEAIERTLKQNTLDAHTFIEEQYEMNQMIYVSDIFESFERIKAKHTYREIFEYQTEGEVFIPWHAPNIVSESIEQTMKWLRKEAITQKVIIILDEDTMEDFVKTLLNQGIEYQVLTDKPTTNGIYIEYGHITSGFILEDIDTVVYTASELYKYKKKMFRYDNKFLKAESLNQLSDLDTLDYVVHRQYGIGKYMGITTKEIEGIHKDFMRIQYRDGDELFVPLEQFNLVRKFMSREAASVRLSKLGTSTWQKNKERIKQDVADVADKLVTLYSSRMEASGFAFSPDTEYQKQFEDAFEYELTHDQKTAIEEIKRDMERNVPMDRLLCGDVGFGKTEVAIRAAFKAFVDHKQVVFLCPTTILSQQHARTLKERLSDFPVTIEVLNRFVSDKEKKEIIERVKDGKVDILVGTHRVLSRDVKFKDLGLLIIDEEQRFGVEHKERIKEFKVSVDVLSLSATPIPRTLQMSLIGLRSLSQLNTPPSNRLPVMTYIIEKNQQTLNDIISKELSREGQVFYLFNNVEQIYSVASVIANHVEDARVAVVHGQMERHEIEDVMIRFISKEINVLVCTTIIETGIDIPNANTIIVDNAHRFGLSQLYQIKGRVGRSDRLAYAYFVVPNKRGLTELAQKRLQAIKEFTQLGSGYKIAMRDLTIRGAGELLGGNQSGFIDTVGIDLYVQLLKEAIAKRQGKEVIDVEAQERFNLKVDGYLPEDFASDDGEKLDLYQQINQIQLLDELKQFHEMIDDRYGKLPNSVKMLLEKTRLELFLNDQRIKSFKERVNKVELVFTEEYSSQVDGVHLFELISEKSSEIKIKYLNQTIIITMPMYTEWAEDLIYILENLKEQTL, from the coding sequence ATGAATTGGTTATATAATTATTTAGAAAAGCATGAACTTGTGAAAGAGTACACCCAGGGCAAAAATACTTTTGCCCATTTAAGCGTGGTTCAAGAATCTTTATTAGTTCTAGGATCCAGTAGAGTAAGCAAAAAACCTTTGTTTATAATTAAGGAAAACGAACAGCAAGCATCAAATTTATATAATGAGATAAAACATCTTGATGAAAATGCAAATGTAGTTTATTACAACCATGAAGAGTCACTACGTGTTGAGGCTATTGTTCAATCAGAAATTATGAAAGCGAATCGAATTGATGCATTATTTAAAATTGTGAACGGAGACTTTGAGATTTGTATTACGCATGCAATTGCTTCAGTAAGAAAATTATCCCCGTTGAAAGTTCTTAAAAATTCGATAATCAACATTAAGACCGGTGATGAGTGGGAACCGCTCCAACTTGCACGTGAGCTCGAACGACTGGGGTATACGCGTGTTAAATATGTTGAAAAGCCATTTACATATGCAATTCGTGGTGGTGTTTGTGACGTGTTTTCTATCCAAATGGAGCAGCCACTTCGAATTGAATTTTTTGATGTAGAAGTAGATAGTCTAAGATATTTTGACATTGAGAATCAGCGATCGCTATCGCGAGTTGATGAAGCGATGATTGCATTTGCGACAGATATTCTTCTTAACGATCAGGATATTTTAGAAATCAGTAATTCATTGACTCAAAAAATCGAGGGAATCGATAATGATGATTTGATTCATGAAATGGAACAAAAACGAGAATTATTACAAATGAATCAGTTTGATGTATCGTTGTACCCACTGCTCTCATTTTGGTCAAACTATGCGACGATTTATGATTATTTAAGTGAATCAACGACGTACATGAGCCCAATTGAAGCTATTGAAAGAACACTTAAACAAAATACCTTAGATGCTCACACGTTTATTGAAGAACAGTATGAGATGAATCAAATGATTTATGTCTCAGATATTTTCGAGTCATTTGAACGGATTAAAGCAAAACATACGTATCGTGAAATTTTTGAATATCAAACCGAGGGTGAAGTTTTTATTCCTTGGCATGCACCCAATATTGTATCGGAAAGTATAGAGCAAACCATGAAGTGGCTTCGTAAAGAGGCAATAACACAAAAAGTGATCATCATACTCGATGAAGATACTATGGAAGATTTTGTTAAGACGCTACTAAATCAAGGTATTGAGTATCAGGTGTTAACCGACAAACCAACTACAAATGGAATCTATATTGAATACGGTCATATCACCTCTGGATTTATTCTAGAAGATATTGATACGGTCGTTTATACAGCAAGTGAATTGTATAAGTATAAGAAAAAGATGTTCCGATACGATAATAAGTTTTTAAAGGCAGAATCTTTAAATCAATTATCAGATCTCGATACATTGGATTATGTTGTGCACCGCCAATATGGTATCGGTAAGTATATGGGAATTACTACCAAAGAAATTGAAGGAATTCATAAAGATTTTATGCGCATTCAATATCGTGATGGTGATGAACTGTTCGTACCTCTCGAACAATTTAACCTGGTTCGTAAGTTTATGTCACGAGAGGCAGCATCAGTTCGCCTGAGCAAGCTTGGTACAAGTACCTGGCAAAAGAACAAAGAACGTATTAAACAAGATGTTGCCGATGTGGCAGATAAACTCGTAACGCTCTATTCTTCAAGAATGGAGGCAAGTGGATTTGCTTTTAGTCCCGATACGGAATACCAGAAACAGTTTGAGGATGCGTTTGAATATGAATTAACTCATGATCAAAAAACAGCCATTGAAGAAATTAAACGGGATATGGAACGCAATGTTCCGATGGATCGTTTACTTTGTGGTGATGTTGGATTTGGAAAAACCGAAGTAGCCATTCGTGCAGCGTTTAAAGCCTTTGTAGATCATAAACAAGTCGTTTTCCTTTGTCCTACAACAATCCTCTCACAACAACATGCACGAACTCTTAAAGAACGATTGAGTGATTTTCCTGTGACGATTGAAGTTTTAAATCGCTTTGTATCAGATAAAGAAAAAAAGGAAATTATTGAACGGGTCAAAGATGGCAAAGTTGATATTTTAGTGGGTACACACCGTGTATTATCACGCGATGTAAAGTTTAAAGATTTAGGATTACTAATTATTGATGAAGAGCAGCGATTTGGGGTGGAACATAAAGAGCGTATTAAGGAATTTAAAGTTTCTGTGGATGTTTTATCACTCAGTGCGACTCCGATTCCACGAACACTTCAAATGTCTCTAATTGGACTTCGTAGTTTATCACAACTCAATACTCCGCCATCAAACCGTCTTCCGGTAATGACTTATATCATTGAAAAAAACCAACAAACGCTTAATGATATTATTTCCAAAGAACTTAGTCGGGAAGGACAGGTTTTCTACCTATTTAATAATGTAGAGCAAATTTACTCTGTTGCTTCAGTCATTGCGAATCATGTGGAAGATGCACGTGTGGCTGTTGTGCATGGCCAAATGGAACGTCATGAAATTGAAGATGTGATGATACGATTTATTAGTAAGGAAATTAATGTTTTAGTTTGTACAACAATCATCGAAACTGGAATTGATATTCCAAATGCCAACACGATCATTGTGGACAATGCGCATCGTTTTGGTTTGTCACAGCTCTATCAAATCAAGGGACGCGTTGGACGGTCAGATCGTTTAGCGTATGCGTACTTTGTTGTACCCAATAAACGTGGGTTAACGGAGTTAGCACAAAAAAGACTTCAAGCAATTAAAGAGTTTACACAGCTTGGTAGTGGATATAAGATTGCAATGCGTGATTTAACGATTCGTGGTGCCGGAGAACTCCTTGGTGGTAATCAGTCGGGATTTATTGATACTGTAGGTATCGACTTATACGTACAACTTCTTAAAGAGGCCATTGCGAAAAGACAAGGTAAAGAGGTTATTGATGTTGAAGCACAAGAACGATTCAATCTTAAAGTGGATGGATATTTACCCGAAGACTTCGCAAGTGATGATGGCGAAAAATTAGATCTGTATCAACAAATTAACCAAATCCAATTACTGGATGAATTGAAGCAGTTTCATGAGATGATTGATGACCGCTATGGGAAATTACCAAATTCAGTTAAAATGCTGTTGGAAAAAACACGTCTGGAATTATTCTTAAATGATCAGCGCATTAAGTCATTTAAAGAACGTGTTAATAAAGTAGAATTAGTCTTTACAGAGGAATATAGTAGTCAAGTAGATGGTGTCCATCTCTTTGAATTAATCTCTGAAAAGTCGAGTGAAATTAAGATAAAGTATCTAAATCAAACAATCATTATTACCATGCCAATGTATACAGAGTGGGCAGAAGATTTGATTTATATACTCGAAAATTTAAAGGAGCAAACACTATGA
- a CDS encoding RNA-binding S4 domain-containing protein: MRLDKYLKVSRIIKRRTVAKELADDERVFINGKKSKPSSEVTLEDVIEIRFEHRHIKIEVTFLSDKILRSNPPMYELISDQRIDRSDSEN, from the coding sequence ATGAGACTTGATAAATATTTGAAAGTATCACGAATCATTAAACGCCGTACTGTGGCGAAAGAACTCGCTGATGATGAGCGTGTCTTTATCAATGGAAAGAAATCAAAACCATCATCAGAGGTTACACTTGAAGATGTAATTGAAATTCGATTTGAACATCGCCATATTAAAATAGAAGTTACATTTTTAAGCGACAAAATTTTACGAAGTAATCCGCCGATGTATGAACTTATTTCAGATCAACGGATCGATAGAAGCGATTCAGAAAACTGA
- a CDS encoding FtsB family cell division protein has protein sequence MGQTVTKPRIAKNPTIKFASIILGILIVSVSCLMLSKSAKELVSTFQLNQQLKSERSNLKVLETRQGELALEKAKLQDPTYVQNYARGKHLLSKSEEQVFILPKTE, from the coding sequence ATGGGACAAACAGTTACGAAACCGCGAATAGCTAAGAATCCAACAATTAAATTTGCATCAATCATTCTTGGTATTTTGATAGTATCCGTTTCATGCCTGATGTTATCTAAATCTGCAAAAGAATTAGTATCAACATTCCAATTGAATCAACAACTAAAAAGCGAGCGCTCGAATTTAAAAGTACTCGAAACAAGACAAGGTGAACTTGCTCTTGAGAAGGCAAAACTTCAAGATCCTACTTATGTTCAAAACTATGCTCGAGGCAAACATCTCTTGTCGAAGTCAGAAGAACAAGTATTCATCTTACCTAAAACAGAATAA
- a CDS encoding IS30-like element ISErh2 family transposase has product MKYKQLDKKMKDQIDILLSIGYSMRKAARKLNISHSTISRYKNNVYKKRTIDIREKYSHLIEYLHSHYDPKVHSVEVCLSNYKRYHPYKPCVSSQQVYNWINQGKLDIKPNRMCYKRRKRKKRISGMMNHLRWNLEEKTVLPISLRPKYIEERNEIGHLEIDSIIGKKHESAAIISIVDRCSRMTWLIKAEYRYDYYTSNLIRKFIEENNITTKSITVDNGLEFKTLGITAKRLGVKLYKCDPYCSFQRGTNERANAIVRRFIPKGKSMYDIAQQYLDDICFKINSMPRKIFDFKTAYEIDFNKSKSGAVEI; this is encoded by the coding sequence ATGAAGTATAAACAATTAGATAAAAAAATGAAAGACCAAATTGATATTCTATTAAGCATCGGCTACTCTATGCGCAAGGCAGCACGTAAACTCAATATATCTCATTCTACGATTTCTAGATATAAAAATAATGTCTATAAGAAACGAACGATTGATATTCGAGAAAAATATTCCCACCTAATCGAATATCTGCATTCTCACTATGATCCTAAAGTTCATTCGGTAGAAGTATGCTTGAGTAACTATAAACGATATCATCCATATAAACCGTGTGTTTCATCGCAGCAAGTCTATAACTGGATTAATCAAGGTAAACTTGATATAAAACCAAATAGAATGTGCTATAAACGTCGAAAACGTAAAAAGAGAATTAGTGGAATGATGAATCACTTGAGATGGAACTTGGAAGAGAAAACAGTACTTCCAATTAGCCTTAGACCTAAATACATTGAGGAACGTAACGAGATTGGCCATCTCGAAATCGACTCTATAATCGGTAAGAAACATGAATCTGCAGCGATTATATCCATTGTAGACCGCTGCTCAAGAATGACCTGGCTTATTAAAGCAGAATATCGATATGACTATTACACATCAAACTTAATTCGAAAATTTATTGAAGAGAATAATATAACAACGAAATCGATAACAGTAGATAATGGACTTGAATTTAAAACATTAGGGATTACAGCCAAGCGGTTGGGTGTGAAACTATATAAGTGTGATCCATACTGTTCTTTTCAACGTGGAACCAATGAACGAGCGAATGCAATCGTTAGAAGGTTTATACCAAAAGGAAAATCAATGTATGATATAGCGCAACAATATCTTGATGATATTTGCTTCAAAATTAACTCAATGCCGCGAAAAATATTTGACTTCAAAACGGCCTATGAGATAGACTTTAATAAAAGTAAAAGTGGTGCGGTTGAGATTTGA
- a CDS encoding ArsR family transcriptional regulator, whose translation MRDGKEGLKNKKKTGNHFSALHTSKSLTEIERLQLEILKRDIEIVRLKKGYQVKGVGVNKEFVTLKDKNSK comes from the coding sequence ATGCGTGATGGTAAAGAGGGTTTAAAAAACAAGAAAAAGACAGGAAATCATTTTTCTGCGCTTCATACGAGTAAATCATTAACTGAGATCGAACGACTTCAACTCGAAATTCTAAAACGAGATATTGAGATTGTACGATTAAAAAAAGGGTACCAGGTGAAAGGAGTTGGTGTAAACAAGGAGTTCGTTACTTTAAAAGACAAGAATTCCAAATAG
- a CDS encoding IS3 family transposase: protein MAHDLSFKHPITFILRFMNLNRSGYYKWLKHKNDLNIYEQKRAILSFVIKDWHRRFPSYGYHDIAAVMRKQSDLGIEFSDNLIHKCCKFLNIKSKVKHYSYKKPGTQSRIYPNIIKNQWRATKPLEIIVSDMTHIRNKGINYEWTLMVDTFNNEIISSALSRTTGDPKPYYKCLEDLLALLKDNKKTAPTILHTDQGAVYHSKAFAKAHENYNIIRSMSRAGTPTDNPIIESLNGWIKAEMACDYQYWSVDNFENFIEEYVHHFNFERPAYCLNYKTPIQYKMDKGF, encoded by the coding sequence ATAGCACATGACTTATCTTTTAAACATCCGATTACGTTCATTCTTAGATTTATGAATTTGAACCGATCTGGTTATTACAAGTGGTTAAAGCATAAGAATGATCTCAATATTTATGAACAAAAAAGAGCGATTCTTAGCTTTGTGATTAAAGACTGGCATCGCCGTTTTCCAAGTTATGGTTATCATGATATCGCTGCAGTCATGAGAAAGCAAAGTGATTTAGGGATTGAATTTTCCGATAATTTAATCCACAAGTGTTGCAAGTTTTTAAATATTAAATCAAAAGTGAAACACTATTCCTATAAAAAACCTGGAACACAAAGTCGAATTTATCCTAATATTATAAAGAATCAATGGAGGGCAACCAAACCTTTAGAAATTATTGTTTCAGATATGACACATATTCGAAACAAAGGGATTAATTATGAATGGACTTTAATGGTTGATACCTTTAACAATGAAATTATCAGTTCTGCATTATCGCGTACAACTGGTGATCCTAAGCCTTACTACAAGTGTCTCGAGGATCTCCTTGCGCTACTTAAGGATAATAAAAAAACAGCTCCCACGATTCTTCACACAGATCAAGGAGCTGTCTACCACTCTAAAGCTTTCGCTAAAGCGCATGAAAATTATAACATAATTAGATCTATGTCGCGAGCTGGAACACCTACAGATAATCCAATTATCGAATCATTAAATGGATGGATTAAAGCAGAAATGGCGTGTGATTATCAATACTGGTCCGTAGATAACTTTGAAAATTTTATCGAAGAATATGTACATCATTTCAATTTTGAAAGACCTGCTTACTGTTTAAATTACAAAACCCCTATCCAATATAAAATGGATAAGGGTTTCTAG
- a CDS encoding linear amide C-N hydrolase — MCTGIQVISKQNNTYWGRTQEFDTFLPVCGVLVPRGTAINHMLSPIVAKNAAAGISLHDSNQDLLFMDGMNEHGLVGGSFYYGNDYSDYAPTSAIELMGKQALRGEEFVTLALLNCDSIVDLHRKAIKEVAISNEPNIHGNVIPQHYVFVDRTGASIVLEPYSAGSFDIYPNEIGTFTNQPEFPWHVQNLQNYVSMNNQIYPSRKFGKFESLSSGTGNGLFGLPGDYTPQSRFVRATVLNNLSNQPNDDQTLDKVFRVLNTFDIPYGLIVDEKNQIQYTQYTSAYDLENRTVNISTYENRPIQQFYFDPLLVNNHEIIRYEIKRKQMIETMNKL, encoded by the coding sequence ATGTGTACAGGAATACAAGTAATTTCAAAGCAAAATAATACTTATTGGGGTAGAACTCAAGAATTTGATACATTTTTGCCCGTTTGTGGCGTGCTTGTCCCTCGTGGAACAGCAATTAATCATATGCTTTCACCCATTGTAGCGAAAAATGCTGCAGCTGGCATTAGTCTTCATGATTCGAACCAGGATCTTTTATTTATGGATGGTATGAATGAACATGGACTCGTAGGTGGGAGTTTCTATTATGGAAATGATTACTCAGATTATGCACCCACCAGTGCAATTGAATTGATGGGTAAACAGGCCTTAAGAGGAGAGGAATTTGTAACTTTGGCTCTACTAAATTGTGATTCGATTGTCGATTTACACCGTAAAGCAATTAAAGAGGTCGCAATATCCAACGAACCTAATATTCATGGTAATGTAATCCCTCAACATTATGTTTTTGTAGACCGTACAGGAGCTAGCATCGTTCTTGAACCTTACTCCGCCGGTTCCTTTGATATTTATCCCAACGAGATTGGAACCTTCACCAATCAGCCTGAATTTCCTTGGCATGTTCAAAACCTTCAAAACTATGTCTCCATGAACAATCAAATTTATCCTTCACGTAAGTTTGGTAAATTTGAAAGTTTGAGTTCTGGTACGGGGAATGGATTGTTTGGCTTACCCGGAGACTATACACCACAATCGCGATTTGTAAGGGCAACAGTCTTGAATAACCTCTCAAATCAACCCAATGATGACCAAACACTTGATAAAGTTTTCCGCGTCCTCAATACCTTTGATATTCCTTACGGATTGATTGTCGATGAAAAAAACCAGATACAATACACACAGTATACCTCTGCATACGATTTAGAGAATAGAACGGTTAACATCTCAACCTACGAGAATAGACCAATCCAACAATTTTATTTTGATCCCTTATTGGTTAATAATCATGAGATTATTCGCTATGAGATTAAACGTAAGCAGATGATCGAAACAATGAATAAATTATAA
- a CDS encoding NUDIX hydrolase, protein MVRDGLKLNEVLKYQGKIVDVYNVEFETQTGMFEAEILKHDGGVCIAATHDDQAFYCVDQYRYGVEHIMQEFPAGKIDKGELPLDAALRELREEIGFVAKTLVPLGYIHPSPAYLDEVLYLYYASDLDYVGQDLDDNEVLNVYTRDLHDIITDIEANNITDAKTISLAYKVNHYLSQK, encoded by the coding sequence ATGGTAAGAGATGGCTTAAAACTAAATGAAGTATTAAAGTATCAAGGAAAAATTGTAGATGTATATAATGTTGAATTTGAAACACAAACTGGCATGTTTGAAGCTGAGATTTTAAAACATGATGGCGGTGTCTGTATTGCCGCAACCCATGACGATCAAGCATTCTACTGTGTTGATCAATATCGTTATGGTGTTGAACATATTATGCAAGAGTTCCCTGCAGGAAAAATTGATAAAGGTGAGTTGCCACTTGATGCTGCGCTAAGGGAATTGCGGGAAGAAATTGGATTTGTAGCGAAAACACTTGTTCCACTTGGATACATTCATCCATCACCCGCATATCTTGACGAAGTCTTGTATCTTTATTATGCATCGGATTTAGATTATGTCGGCCAAGACCTCGACGACAATGAAGTGCTCAATGTTTATACTCGTGATCTTCATGATATTATTACTGATATCGAAGCAAATAATATTACGGATGCAAAAACTATTTCCCTTGCTTACAAAGTAAATCATTATCTATCACAAAAATAA
- the tmk gene encoding dTMP kinase: MTLFVSFEGPEGSGKTTITKIVSDYFEKKNQPVLCTREPGGIRISEKIRELILDPDHKEMDDRTEALLYAASRRQHLIEKIQPALNRGELVICDRFIDSSLAYQGYARGIGIDDVWDINMFAIDGFLPDLTIFLDVKPQEGLNRIGVRGYKDRLELEGDVFHEKVYEGYQEVIRRFPNRIKIVDAHQSIDDVASDVIKIIEKHLNHE; the protein is encoded by the coding sequence ATGACATTATTTGTATCATTTGAAGGTCCTGAGGGAAGTGGTAAAACAACAATTACCAAGATCGTTTCGGATTATTTTGAGAAAAAAAATCAACCCGTCCTTTGTACTCGAGAACCTGGAGGAATTCGTATTTCTGAGAAAATTAGAGAACTGATTCTTGATCCGGATCATAAAGAAATGGATGATCGTACCGAAGCTTTGCTCTATGCTGCAAGTCGCCGACAACATTTAATTGAGAAAATTCAACCTGCACTAAACCGAGGTGAATTGGTAATATGTGATCGATTTATTGATAGCTCACTCGCTTATCAAGGTTATGCTCGAGGTATTGGTATTGATGATGTATGGGATATAAACATGTTCGCTATTGATGGTTTTCTGCCCGATTTAACAATCTTTTTGGATGTCAAACCACAAGAAGGCCTAAATCGAATTGGTGTTCGTGGATATAAAGATCGTTTAGAGCTCGAAGGCGATGTCTTTCATGAGAAAGTATATGAAGGGTATCAAGAAGTGATTCGTCGTTTCCCAAACCGTATTAAGATTGTGGATGCACATCAATCGATTGATGATGTTGCTTCCGATGTTATTAAGATTATTGAGAAACATTTGAATCATGAATAA
- a CDS encoding DNA polymerase III subunit has translation MNNVSSQVKALNLFHRQQSKNRVSHAYLIVGDYGTLDFSKYMAMSMMCCEQDIGACGSCLTCQRINNENHADFRILSGKEQSIKKSEIIDLKEYFSQSSIETSGHQVYIIEDVDNATVEAMNSLLKFLEEPEGDIVAILTTRNENRVLETIRSRCLTIHLESMNHQMLFDVACEQGIDPIDAYLLSRMNQNSEELNHQINDDVYREASSIFFDVLESLNQRDYLSAILTLQVEGIKKKRLDRERLVLLFELFELSFSLQGQHEQTIQVQTNRITNEDRIHLLQIVLSLKDRIRPGVNINLIIDQFAYELTKYYQNL, from the coding sequence ATGAATAATGTTTCAAGTCAGGTTAAAGCGCTAAATCTCTTTCATCGTCAACAATCAAAAAATCGTGTTTCCCATGCCTATTTAATCGTTGGAGATTATGGAACGCTTGATTTTTCTAAATACATGGCAATGAGTATGATGTGTTGCGAACAAGACATTGGTGCCTGTGGTTCTTGTCTTACATGCCAACGAATAAACAATGAAAACCATGCGGATTTTAGAATACTTAGTGGTAAAGAACAAAGTATTAAGAAATCAGAGATCATTGATCTCAAGGAATATTTCAGTCAATCATCAATAGAAACATCAGGGCACCAAGTCTACATTATTGAAGATGTGGATAATGCGACCGTAGAGGCGATGAACAGTCTTTTGAAATTCTTAGAAGAGCCAGAAGGTGATATCGTTGCAATCTTAACAACACGCAATGAAAATCGTGTTCTTGAGACCATACGATCCAGATGTCTCACAATCCATTTGGAATCGATGAATCATCAAATGTTATTTGATGTGGCATGTGAACAAGGGATTGATCCAATTGATGCTTATTTATTATCGAGGATGAATCAAAATAGTGAAGAACTAAATCATCAGATTAATGATGACGTCTATAGAGAAGCCAGTTCAATTTTCTTTGATGTACTTGAATCTTTAAATCAACGAGACTATTTGTCGGCGATCTTAACCTTACAAGTTGAGGGGATTAAGAAAAAAAGATTGGATCGGGAACGATTGGTATTACTTTTTGAATTATTCGAATTATCGTTCTCATTACAAGGTCAACACGAACAAACAATCCAAGTTCAAACAAATCGCATTACAAATGAAGATCGTATTCATTTGCTTCAAATTGTTTTAAGCTTAAAAGATCGGATTCGACCGGGCGTCAATATTAACCTTATCATTGATCAATTTGCTTATGAATTAACGAAATACTATCAGAACCTTTAA
- the rsmI gene encoding 16S rRNA (cytidine(1402)-2'-O)-methyltransferase codes for MIKQQSFKNEKPTLFLVATPIGNLNEMTPRAIETLKNVDVIAAEDTRNARKLCSHFDINTKMISHHMHNEQESTKGILDLLESGLSVGLVSDAGYPLISDPGQTLVRDVIAAGFNVVPISGSSAFLNALVASGLIVHPFAFMGFMEHKESQLKKQLIQNKDLPMTTIYYLSVHKLEKTLEIVYDVLGNRKICLVREITKMHEEFIRGTVTEVMESVETIKGEFVIVIEANTDVSEVSFDDLIIRIKEQINAGNSVSRSISSVAKENGVSKNELYSYYHENK; via the coding sequence ATGATAAAACAACAAAGTTTTAAAAACGAAAAACCAACACTATTCCTGGTTGCAACACCAATAGGAAATTTGAATGAGATGACACCCAGAGCGATTGAGACATTGAAAAATGTTGATGTTATTGCGGCAGAGGATACACGCAATGCACGCAAGCTATGTTCACACTTTGATATCAACACAAAAATGATCAGCCATCATATGCATAATGAACAAGAATCAACTAAAGGGATTCTTGATTTATTGGAATCAGGCTTAAGTGTTGGTTTAGTCAGTGATGCAGGATATCCATTAATCTCTGATCCAGGCCAAACATTAGTTCGCGATGTCATTGCCGCGGGCTTTAATGTTGTCCCAATATCAGGAAGTAGTGCCTTTCTTAATGCACTGGTTGCATCGGGACTTATTGTTCACCCTTTCGCATTTATGGGCTTTATGGAGCATAAAGAAAGCCAACTTAAAAAACAATTAATCCAAAACAAGGATTTACCAATGACGACAATCTATTATTTATCAGTTCATAAATTAGAAAAGACACTCGAAATCGTGTATGATGTGTTAGGTAATCGAAAGATTTGTCTTGTGCGTGAGATTACAAAAATGCACGAGGAGTTTATACGTGGTACGGTTACCGAGGTTATGGAGTCAGTTGAGACGATAAAAGGTGAGTTTGTAATTGTTATTGAGGCGAACACTGATGTATCAGAAGTAAGCTTTGATGATTTAATCATTCGCATTAAGGAACAGATTAATGCAGGAAATTCTGTTTCACGTTCAATTTCTTCTGTGGCCAAAGAGAATGGTGTTTCAAAAAACGAGCTCTATTCTTACTATCACGAGAATAAATAG